From Arachis hypogaea cultivar Tifrunner chromosome 3, arahy.Tifrunner.gnm2.J5K5, whole genome shotgun sequence:
agaatacaGAATTACATCTGATTGATGTGTCCAATGGGTTTTCTACATTGTTTGCTGCAAAGAGTAATGAGGAGCTTATATCAATTAAGAGAGCAGCATACCTGACCACTAGTGTGATGAAAAACTTTGTGGTTTCGAAACTTGAAAATGTAATTGACGAGGAGAAGAAAGTCAGTCATTCCACATTGATGGAGGAGACTGAAAAAGTCATACTTGAACCCTCAAAAGTCAATTGTAAATTGAAGGCTGAGAATGTTGATATTTGTTACCCCCCAATTTTTCAGAGTGGTGGGGAGTTTGATCTAAGACCTAGTGCTGTCAGCAACGATGAATTACTTCACTATAACTCTGCAAGTGTAATTATATGTGCTGTTGGAGCCCGGTATAAGAGTTACTGCTCAAACATTGCTAGGACCTTCTTGATTGATGCAGAGCCTCTTCAGAGTAAGGCTTATGAGGTTCTACTCAAAGCACatgaagctgccattggttctttgaAGCCTGGGAACAAGCTGAATGCCGCTTACCAGGCTGCAGTTTCTGTTGTGGAAAAGGAGGCTCCTGACTTGATTTCCAATttgacaaaatcagctgggacaGGCATTGGCATTGAGTTTCGTGAGTCTGGATTGAATCTTAATGCTAAAAATGAGCAGATAATAAAGGAAGGCATGGTTTTCAACGTGTCCCTTGGATTTCAGAATTTACAGTGTGAGAGCAGTAAGTCTAAGAACAAGAACTTCTCTCTGTTGCTTGCTGACACAGTCATCATCAGCAAAGATAAGACAGAGGTTGTGACTTTGATGAGCTCAAAGGCTCTAAAGGATGTGGCTTATTCATTCAACGAGGACGAAGAAGAGGAAAGGCCAAGTAAAAGAGCCCGTGGGATTGATGGAGAGCCCGTTGTGTCTAAGACAACTCTTAGATCAGACAATCATGAAGTGTCAAAGGAGGAACTTAGAAGGCAGCATCAGGCAGAGCTTGCTCGTCAGAAGAATGAAGAAACTGCAAGACGGCTTGCTGGTGGTGGAAGTGAGACAGGGGAGAACCGTTCCTCAGGTAGGACTTCAGCAGACCTGGTTGCCTACAAGAACATAAATGACCTTCCCCCTCCAAAAGAGATGATGATTCAAATTGATCAGAAGAATGAAGCAGTTCTCTTGCCTATTAATGGAAGCATGGTACCTTTTCACGTTGCTTTCATTCGAACTGCTTCTAGCCAGCAGGACACAAACCGCAATTGCTATGTCCGGATTATTTTTAACATTCCTGGGACTCCTTTCAGTCCTCACGATGCAAACTCAGCGAAGTTCCCAGGATCTATATATTTGAAGGAGGCTTCATTTCGCTCCAAAGATCCAAGACACATAGGAGAGATTGTGCAGTCAATCAAAACACTCAGAAGACAAGTTGTATCAAGGGAGTCTGAGAGAGCCGAGAGGGCAACCCTGGTCACTCAGGAGAAACTGCAGCTTGCCAATAATAGGTCTAAGCCGATAAGAATGTCTGACCTTTGGATCCGCCCTGTTTTTGGTGGTCGTGGAAGGAAGATACCGGGTACACTTGAGGCACATGCAAATGGATTCCGTTATTCTACCACCAGGCAAGATGAGCGTGTGGATGTAATGTTTGCTAACATAAAGCATGCTTTTTTTCAGCCAGCAGAGAATGAAATGATTACGCTCTTGCACTTCCATCTTCACAACCATATTATGGTTGGAAATAAGAAAACCAAAGATGTACAGTTTTATGTTGAGGTAATGGACATGGTCCAGAATGTTGGAGGGAGTAAGAGATCTGCCTATGACCCTGACGAACTTGAAGAAGAACAACGTGAGAGAGACAGGAAGAATAAGATCAATGTGGAGTTTCAGACTTTTGTGAATCGGGTAAATGATCTTTGGGGACAACCGCAATTCAATGGCCTTGACCTTGAGTTTGATCAACCTCTTAGAGAACTTGGCTTCCCCGGCGTACCTCACAAATCGTCTGTATTTATCGTTCCCACTTCAGCTTGCCTTGTTGAACTGATTGAGACCCCTTTCCTTGTTGTCACGCTGAGCGAGATTGAGATTGTGAATCTAGAGAGAGTTGGGCTTGGGCAGAAGAACTTTGATATGACTATAGTTTTCAAGGACTTCAAGCGAGATGTCCTCAGGATTGATTCCATCCCTTCAACTTCTCTTGATGGCATCAAGGAATGGCTGGACACAACCGACATCAAGTATTACGAGAGCAGGCTGAATCTGAATTGGCGTCAGATCCTGAAGACAATCACTGATGACCCACAGAGCTTTATTGAAGGTGGCGGCTGGGAGTTTCTGAATTTGGAAGCTACGGATTCAGAATCCGAGAATTCTGCAGAGTCGGACAAAGGCTATGAGCCATCTGATATAGAGCCTGATTCTGATTCAGATGATGATGATTCCGATAGTGAATTGCTTGTGGAGTCCGAGGATGACGAGGACGAGGATGACTCGGAGGAGGACTCTGAAGAAGACAAGGGAAAGACATGGGAAGAACTTGAGAGGGAAGCAACCAATGCGGACAGGGAGAAAGGGAATGACTCTGATAGTGAAGAAGATCGGAAAAGAAGGAAGGCAAAAGCATTTGGCAAGTCACGAGCTGGTCTCAGTAGTAGCATGCCGAAGCGGGCCAAATTAAGATAGAATTTGGTTTTTGTTCTTAGCCAGCTT
This genomic window contains:
- the LOC112791688 gene encoding FACT complex subunit SPT16, whose translation is MGEHRNGSAQPSSGKGSAAGSTYAIDLNTFQSRLKSLYSHWDEHKIDLWGSSDAITIACPPPSEDLRYLKSTALNLWLLGFEFPETIMVFMKKQIHILCSQKKASILESVKKAAREAVGADLVLHVKPKNDDGTALMDAIFRAIRSQSRSDGHDTPNVGYISREAPEGKLLEAWVEKLKNTELHLIDVSNGFSTLFAAKSNEELISIKRAAYLTTSVMKNFVVSKLENVIDEEKKVSHSTLMEETEKVILEPSKVNCKLKAENVDICYPPIFQSGGEFDLRPSAVSNDELLHYNSASVIICAVGARYKSYCSNIARTFLIDAEPLQSKAYEVLLKAHEAAIGSLKPGNKLNAAYQAAVSVVEKEAPDLISNLTKSAGTGIGIEFRESGLNLNAKNEQIIKEGMVFNVSLGFQNLQCESSKSKNKNFSLLLADTVIISKDKTEVVTLMSSKALKDVAYSFNEDEEEERPSKRARGIDGEPVVSKTTLRSDNHEVSKEELRRQHQAELARQKNEETARRLAGGGSETGENRSSGRTSADLVAYKNINDLPPPKEMMIQIDQKNEAVLLPINGSMVPFHVAFIRTASSQQDTNRNCYVRIIFNIPGTPFSPHDANSAKFPGSIYLKEASFRSKDPRHIGEIVQSIKTLRRQVVSRESERAERATLVTQEKLQLANNRSKPIRMSDLWIRPVFGGRGRKIPGTLEAHANGFRYSTTRQDERVDVMFANIKHAFFQPAENEMITLLHFHLHNHIMVGNKKTKDVQFYVEVMDMVQNVGGSKRSAYDPDELEEEQRERDRKNKINVEFQTFVNRVNDLWGQPQFNGLDLEFDQPLRELGFPGVPHKSSVFIVPTSACLVELIETPFLVVTLSEIEIVNLERVGLGQKNFDMTIVFKDFKRDVLRIDSIPSTSLDGIKEWLDTTDIKYYESRLNLNWRQILKTITDDPQSFIEGGGWEFLNLEATDSESENSAESDKGYEPSDIEPDSDSDDDDSDSELLVESEDDEDEDDSEEDSEEDKGKTWEELEREATNADREKGNDSDSEEDRKRRKAKAFGKSRAGLSSSMPKRAKLR